GTCCTCGGCGGCCCGCACCCCGTGTCCGATCCGCGAGGCGTGCAGGTCGTCCAGGCAGTCGCGGACGGACGCGGGGCCCGTCAGCTCACCGCCGTGCGGCGCGGCCAGCAGCCCGCCCTCCCGGGCGATCGCGAAGGCCCGGTCGAAGTCGCGTGCCATGCCCCGCCGCTCGTCGTTGGAGAGCCCGAACCCGACGATGCCCCGGTCCGCGTACCGCACGGCCAGCCGGGCCAGCGTGCGGGCGTCCAGGGGGTGTTTCATCCGGTTCGCGGCGACCAGGACCCGCATCCCGAGCCCGGTCTCGCGCGAGGCCGTGTCCACCGCGTCCAGGATGATCTCCAGCGCGGGGATCAGACCGCCCAGCCGCGGCGCGTACGACGTGGGGTCGACCTGGATCTCCAGCCACCCCGAGCCGTCCCTGAGGTCCTCCTCGGCGGCCTCGCGCACGAGCCGCTGGATGTCCTCGGGATCTCTGAGGCACGACCGTGCCGCGTCGTACAGCCGCTGGAAGCGGAACCAGCCGCGCTCGTCCGTCGCCCGCAGCTTGGGCGGCTCGCCGCTCGTCAGCGCGTCGGGCAGATGGATCCCGTGCTTGTCGGCCAGTTCCAGGAGGGTGGTGTGCCGCATCGAACCGGTGAAGTGCAGGTGCAGATGAGCCTTGGGCAGCTCAGAGACCTTACGTACGTGCTCCATTCAAGGATCCTGCCGCACGCCGGCGCCGTATCGGTAGCGCTTTCCCTGAACGTGGTCTTGCTCGCACGAAGAAACGGGCCGCCTCCCCGGAGGGAGACGGCCCGCGATGCTCGCAGTACCTACTGTGCCGCGCGGAATCAGGCCTTGGCCTCCGCCAGGAGCTTCTGGATCCGCGAGACGCCCTCGACGAGGTCCTCGTCACCCAGCGCGTACGACAGCCGCAGATAACCCGGCGTGCCGAAGGCCTCACCCGGGACGACCGCGACCTCGGCCTCCTCCAGGATCAGGGCGGCCAGCTCGACGGAGGTCTGCGGGCGCCTGCCGCGGATCTCCTTGCCGAGGAGCGCCTTCACCGAGGGGTACGCGTAGAACGCGCCCTCGGGCTCCGGGCAGAGCACGCCCTCGATCTCGTTGAGCATGCGCACGATCGTCCGACGGCGGCGGTCGAAGGCCTCGCGCATCTCGGCGACGGCCGTCAGGTCGCCCGAGACGGCGGCGATCGCGGCGGCCTGGGCCACGTTCGACACGTTCGACGTGGCGTGGGACTGCAGGTTGGTCGCCGCCTTGACGACGTCCTTGGGGCCGATCACCCACCCGACCCGCCAGCCGGTCATCGCGTACGTCTTCGCCACGCCGTTGACCACGATGCACTTGTCGCGCAGCTCAGGAAGTACTGCCGGCAGCGAGGTGAACTTCGCGTCCCCGTAGACCAGGTGCTCGTAGATCTCGTCCGTCATCACCCACAGGCCGTGCTCTATGGCCCAGCGGCCGATGGCCTCGGTGTCCTCGGCGCTGTAGACGGCGCCGGTCGGGTTCGAGGGGGACACGAAGAGGACGACCTTGGTCCGCTCCGTACGGGCCGCCTCCAGCTGCTCGACCGAGACGCGGTAGCCGGTGGTCTCGTCCGCGACGACCTCCACCGGGACACCGCCGGCGAGACGGATCGACTCGGGGTACGTCGTCCAGTAGGGGGCCGGGACGATGACCTCGTCGCCCGGGTCGAGGATCGCGGCGAACGCCTGGTAGATGGCCTGCTTGCCGCCGTTGGTCACCAGGACCTGGGAGGCGTCCACCTCGTAGTGGGAGTCACGCAGCGTCTTGGCGACGATCGCCGCCTTCAGCTCGGGAAGGCCGCCGGCCGGCGTGTAGCGGTGGTACTTCGGGTTCTTGCATGCCTCGATGGCGGCCTCGACGACGTAGTCCGGGGTCGGGAAGTCGGGCTCACCGGCGCCGAAGCCGATCACCGGACGTCCGGCGGCCTTGAGGGCCTTGGCCTTGGCGTCCACGGCGAGGGTGGCGGACTCGGAGATCGCGCCGACTCGGGCGGAGACCCGGCGCTCGGTGGGAGGGATTGCAGCGCTCATGGGCCCATCGTTTCAGACCGGAAACGTCCCCGGCACACTGGTTTCACAGACTGGGCAACGCGGGACGAACCCGGGGCCGGGCACGCACAAAGTCCTTACGGACACTTTCTGTTCGACGCCCGGCCGCCGACCACGTACACTCTCACCTCGTTGGCCTTCACCGGCCGCACCCATCCGGTGCACACCGAGCACCCGGGCGGATGCGGTACGTTGTGAGGGAAGCAGAGGGTCGTAGCTCAATTGGTAGAGCACTGGTCTCCAAAACCAGCGGTTGGGGGTTCAAGTCCCTCCGGCCCTGCTACACACTCCTTTCACCAGGATGTGTGCACATGTACGTACTGCATTGCATCGTCGTGCGGCTCACACCGGGCGCGGCACGGCCACGACCCGGAATCAGGTGAGGACGCGTGACGGACGCCGTGGGCTCCATCGACATGCCTGATGCCCAGGATGAGGCGCCGGAGTCCCAGAAGAAGGGCCGCAAGGGCGGTAAGCGTGCCAAGAAGGGCCCGCTGAAGCGCCTCGCCCTCTTCTACCGCCAGATCGTCGCGGAGCTCCGCAAGGTTGTCTGGCCGACCCGCAATCAGCTGACGACGTACACCACTGTGGTGATTGTGTTCGTTGTCATCATGATCGGTCTGGTGACTGTGATTGACTTCGGACTCGACAAGGCCGCCAAGTACGTCTTCGGCTAGGCCAAGCGCGAAGGGCGCCGTATCCGGCGCCCGCTTTCGCGTGTTCCACCCCCATGATCCAGGAAGAAGCAGCCACCGTGTCTGACCCGAACCTGAACGATGCCGTCGAGTCGGTCGAGTCCCGCGAGGACGAGCTCGACATCGTCGAGGGCGCGGACGTCGAGGACCAGGTCGAGGCTGCCGACGCCGCGGCGGGCGAGCCCGCCGAAGAGGCCGCGCTGCACGTCGAGGACGAGTCCGACGAGGACGACACCGCCTCCGTCGACGAGGACGCCGACACGGACGTGGACGCGACCGACGAGAGCGCCGAGGCCGACGAGGAGGAGGCGGAGGAGGCCGAGCCGGTCGACCCCGTCACCGCCCTTCGTGAGGAACTTCGCACGCTGCCCGGCGAGTGGTACGTCATCCACACGTACGCCGGTTACGAGAACCGCGTGAAGACCAACCTCGAACAGCGTGCCGTCTCGCTGAACGTCGAGGACTTCATCTTCGCGGCCGAGGTGCCGCAAGAAGAGGTCGCGCAGATCAAGAACGGCGAGCGCAAGACCATCAAGCAGAACAAGCTCCCCGGCTACGTGCTGGTGCGCATGGATCTGACGAACGAGTCCTGGGGTGTCGTCCGCAACACCCCCGGCGTCACCGGCTTCGTGGGCAACGCCTACGACCCGTACCCGCTGACGCTGGACGAGATCGTCAAGATGCTCGCCCCCGAGGCCGAGGAGAAGGCCGCCCGCGAGGCCGCCGAGGCCGAGGGCAAGCCGGCGCCGTCCCGCAAGCTCGAGGTCCAGGTGCTGGACTTCGAGGTGGGCGACTCGGTCACCGTCACCGACGGCCCGTTCGCGACGCTGCAGGCGACCATCAACGAGATCAACGCCGACTCGAAGAAGGTCAAGGGCCTCGTCGAGATCTTCGGCCGCGAGACTCCGGTGGAGCTCAGCTTCGACCAGATCCAGAAGAACTGACGTTCTTTCGGACCGTACGCTTCCGTCCAGGTCAGACAGGCTCTCGTAGCCGGTCTGACCTGCTCGGTTTCAGGCTGCGCACCGATACCCGTTATCGTTGTGCGGTATGCCTCCATCCGGATGATCCGGAATGGATGGCCGGAAACTCTCACTAGGACCCGGAGAGAGCAATGCCTCCCAAGAAGAAGAAGGTCACGGGGCTTATCAAGCTCCAGATCCAGGCCGGTGCGGCCAACCCGGCGCCGCCGGTCGGCCCCGCGCTGGGCCAGCACGGCGTCAACATCATGGAGTTCTGCAAGGCCTACAACGCGGCGACCGAGTCGCAGCGCGGCTGGGTCATCCCGGTGGAGATCACGGTCTACGAAGACCGCTCCTTCACCTTCATCACCAAGACCCCGCCGGCCGCGAAGATGATCCTCAAGGCCGCTGGTGTCGAGAAGGGCTCCGGCGAGCCCCACAAGACCAAGGTCGCCAAGATCAGCCAGGCCCAGGTCCGCGAGATCGCCACCACCAAGCTGGCCGACCTCAACGCCAACGACCTGGACGCCGCGTCGAAGATCATCGCCGGCACCGCCCGTTCCATGGGCATCACGGTCGAGGGCTGATCCCCACCTTCGCAGAACACCGTGGCAGGGCCTGCTCGGCCCCTACCACGACTCCTCAGAGCACACAGGAGCAGTAGTGAGCAAGCGCAGCAAGTCTCTCCGCGCTGCGGACGCCAAGGTCGACCGGGAGAAGCAGTACGCCCCGCTCGAAGCCGTCCGTCTCGCCAAGGAGACCTCCACCTCCAAGTTCGACGGCACCGTCGAGGTCGCCTTCCGTCTGGGTGTCGACCCGCGCAAGGCCGACCAGATGGTCCGCGGCACCGTGAACCTCCCGCACGGCACCGGCAAGACCGCCCGGGTCCTGGTCTTCGCGACCGGTGACCGTGCCGAGGCCGCGACTGCCGCCGGCGCCGACATCGTCGGTTCCGACGAACTCATCGACGAGGTGGCGAAGGGGCGTCTGGACTTCGACGCCGTCGTCGCCACCCCGGACCTCATGGGCAAGGTCGGCCGCCTGGGCCGTGTCCTCGGCCCGCGTGGTCTGATGCCGAACCCGAAGACGGGCACCGTGACCCCGGACGTGGCCAAGGCCGTGACCGAGATCAAGGGCGGCAAGATCGAGTTCCGCGT
This sequence is a window from Streptomyces ortus. Protein-coding genes within it:
- a CDS encoding adenosine deaminase, with product MEHVRKVSELPKAHLHLHFTGSMRHTTLLELADKHGIHLPDALTSGEPPKLRATDERGWFRFQRLYDAARSCLRDPEDIQRLVREAAEEDLRDGSGWLEIQVDPTSYAPRLGGLIPALEIILDAVDTASRETGLGMRVLVAANRMKHPLDARTLARLAVRYADRGIVGFGLSNDERRGMARDFDRAFAIAREGGLLAAPHGGELTGPASVRDCLDDLHASRIGHGVRAAEDPRLLKRLADRGITCEVCPASNVALGVYEKPEDVPLRTLFEAGVPMALGADDPLLFGSRLAAQYDIARLHHGFTDAELAELARQSVRASAAPPDIKEKLLSGADDWLTAPVA
- the rplA gene encoding 50S ribosomal protein L1; this translates as MSKRSKSLRAADAKVDREKQYAPLEAVRLAKETSTSKFDGTVEVAFRLGVDPRKADQMVRGTVNLPHGTGKTARVLVFATGDRAEAATAAGADIVGSDELIDEVAKGRLDFDAVVATPDLMGKVGRLGRVLGPRGLMPNPKTGTVTPDVAKAVTEIKGGKIEFRVDKHSNLHFIIGKVSFDDTQLVENYGAALDEILRLKPSAAKGRYIKKATISTTIGPGITLDSNRTRNLLVEEDPAAV
- a CDS encoding pyridoxal phosphate-dependent aminotransferase, yielding MSAAIPPTERRVSARVGAISESATLAVDAKAKALKAAGRPVIGFGAGEPDFPTPDYVVEAAIEACKNPKYHRYTPAGGLPELKAAIVAKTLRDSHYEVDASQVLVTNGGKQAIYQAFAAILDPGDEVIVPAPYWTTYPESIRLAGGVPVEVVADETTGYRVSVEQLEAARTERTKVVLFVSPSNPTGAVYSAEDTEAIGRWAIEHGLWVMTDEIYEHLVYGDAKFTSLPAVLPELRDKCIVVNGVAKTYAMTGWRVGWVIGPKDVVKAATNLQSHATSNVSNVAQAAAIAAVSGDLTAVAEMREAFDRRRRTIVRMLNEIEGVLCPEPEGAFYAYPSVKALLGKEIRGRRPQTSVELAALILEEAEVAVVPGEAFGTPGYLRLSYALGDEDLVEGVSRIQKLLAEAKA
- the rplK gene encoding 50S ribosomal protein L11, whose translation is MPPKKKKVTGLIKLQIQAGAANPAPPVGPALGQHGVNIMEFCKAYNAATESQRGWVIPVEITVYEDRSFTFITKTPPAAKMILKAAGVEKGSGEPHKTKVAKISQAQVREIATTKLADLNANDLDAASKIIAGTARSMGITVEG
- the secE gene encoding preprotein translocase subunit SecE, with the protein product MTDAVGSIDMPDAQDEAPESQKKGRKGGKRAKKGPLKRLALFYRQIVAELRKVVWPTRNQLTTYTTVVIVFVVIMIGLVTVIDFGLDKAAKYVFG
- the nusG gene encoding transcription termination/antitermination protein NusG, with amino-acid sequence MSDPNLNDAVESVESREDELDIVEGADVEDQVEAADAAAGEPAEEAALHVEDESDEDDTASVDEDADTDVDATDESAEADEEEAEEAEPVDPVTALREELRTLPGEWYVIHTYAGYENRVKTNLEQRAVSLNVEDFIFAAEVPQEEVAQIKNGERKTIKQNKLPGYVLVRMDLTNESWGVVRNTPGVTGFVGNAYDPYPLTLDEIVKMLAPEAEEKAAREAAEAEGKPAPSRKLEVQVLDFEVGDSVTVTDGPFATLQATINEINADSKKVKGLVEIFGRETPVELSFDQIQKN